The Sander vitreus isolate 19-12246 chromosome 5, sanVit1, whole genome shotgun sequence genome includes a region encoding these proteins:
- the LOC144517514 gene encoding uncharacterized protein LOC144517514 produces MEQIQLLRVFLLCLLALHQCLAMPLGSQCVDESFCTYSLQDYYSQLVNLPSHINERSIATWSYVENIDLNRVPQVIHEASCHTSHSCRGLDNTFGLETIPVSLRMPVLKKKPSCFPTTSYSLEFELITIACICAISRHS; encoded by the exons ATGGAACAGATCCAG CTGCTGCgagtctttctgctgtgcctgCTGGCCCTCCACCAGTGTCTAGCCATGCCACTGGGCAGTCAGTGTGTGGACGAATCATTCTGCACATACAGCCTGCAGGACTATTACAGCCAGCTGGTCAACCTGCCCAGCCACATCAACGAGCGCAGCATCGCAACTTGGAGCTACGT AGAGAACATTGACTTGAACCGGGTGCCTCAGGTGATCCATGAGGCCAGCTGCCACACCAGCCACTCCTGCAGGGGACTCGACAACACTTTTGGTCTAGAGACTATCCCTGTGTCCCTGAGAATGCCTGTGCTCAAGAAAAAACCCAGCTGCTTCCCCACGACCAGCTACTCTCTGGAGTTTGAGCTTATCACCATAGCTTGTATATGTGCCATCTCCAGGCACAGCTAA